The Chthoniobacterales bacterium genome segment GGGTTTTCTCTGTAAAGGCGGGCTGGTCAGCGATCGACCAGCCTTGGTGAGAGGCTGACCAAGGCTGGTCGAGGGCGCACCAGCGCTGGTGGAAGACTCACCAAGGTTGGTGAAAGGTCGACCAGGGCTGGTCGAGGATTGACCAACGCTGGTGGAAAGCTCACCAGTGCTGGTGAAGGGTTGCCGAGGGCTGGTGAAAGACTCACCAGCGCTGGTGAGGGACTGCCGAGGGCTGGTGGAGGATCGACCAGGGCTGGTGGGAGGTTGACCAGCGGTGGGCAGTGAGAAAAAAGCGCCAGTCGAAACACAGAAAAACTCCGTATCAGTGCCGGACGATCACCGGCCATACGTAAAGCTACGTATTTTTACGAGGCGGGCGGGTTTCGGCATCGTCTTTGCTGAGGCAAGGGACCATGGGGCAGGGACTTACGAAACGGGAGGAGGAGGTCGTGAAGTGGCTGCGGGAGGGGAAGACGAGCGAGGCGATCGGGCAGATCATGGGGATCAGCCCGCGGACGGTGGAGAAGCATTGCGAGCACATCTACGAGAAGCTCGGCGTGGCGAACCGCATCGGCGTCTTCTGGCATTTCGTCGATCGCAAGGGCGGCGGCGACGGGGCGCTGGCGCTCCTCGGCCTGGCCCAGATGCTGGGCGGGCTGGCGCTGGGGGCGTAGCTGCTCCGCGGGGGCGACGCCGCGGGACTGACGGGCGCGTCAGCGGTGCGCCCGATGGGGAAGTGGGCCGGGGGCACGGCGGGGGCGCCGGCGAGGCCCGATCTCCGGTTGTCGCCGGTGTGGCGGCGTCACCTCAACCAATTCCGTTTATGACCACGAATCCCACCCACTGCATCAATACCTGCAACGCCCTCCTGCGTGGCGAACGCTCTGCCGTCGAGACCTACGGCAAGGCGATCGAGAAATACCACGACCGGGCGGAGGTCTCGCTCGAGCTGGAGCGGATCCGCGAGCAGCACGCCTCGTCGGCGCGGTTGCTCGAAGAGAATGTGCGCGAGATGGGCGGGGAGCCCGACGCGGACGCCGGGGCGTGGGGCGCCTTCGCGACAGCGATCCAGTCCACCGCGAACCTCTTCGGCGAAGGCTCTGCGTTGGAATCGCTCAAGAGCGGGGAAAGCGCGGGCCGCGGCGACTACGAGAAGAGCCTCGAGGACGAGGACGTGCTGCCGGAGTGCAAGGAGTTGATCCGCTCCCGGCTGCTGCCTCCCGTCCTCGCGAATATCACCGCGCTGGAGCGGTTGCAGCAGACGGCGTGACCGCCGGGGCCGGTGGGCCTTTTTGATTGCCGGGACCGGGCGGCGCTTCCCAGGCTGGGGCATGCGCAAGCCCGGTTCCCGAGATCGTTCCCCGGCGCGGGTGGTGATCCCGTATCGCCATGCGTGGCTGTGGGAGCCGCTGGAGGCGCGGCCGGATTTCGCGCTGCGGGCGATGTTTGGCGCGAAGGCGGTGTATCTCGACGGGCGGCTGGTGGCGGCCTTCATGGCGAAGGAGGAGCCGTGGCGCGGGATGCTGGTGGCGACGTCGCGCGAGCACCACGCGGCGCTGCGGGCGGAGTTCCCCATGCTCGCGCCGCATCGCGTGCTTCCGAAGTGGCTCTACCTGCCCGAGGCGGACGAGGCCTTCGAGACGGTCGCGGAGAAACTGATGCGCCTGGCCGCGGCGGGCGACCCGCGCATCGGAGTGATCCCGCCGCCGAAGAAGGGCAAGGCGGTTGCGGCCCGCCGCCGGAGGAATTCTGTTTCCTTTCAGGAAACTCGCGCTATAGGGAAGCCCATGAACAACCGCGAGGGATAAGGGCGCGATGGACACCTTCACGCTCGTTCACGTTCTCATCAGTCTGGCGGGCATCGCCTCGGGCTTCGTCGCACTGGGCGGCTGGCTGGCGGGCCGGCACTTGCCGGGCTGGCGCTCGATCTTCCTCGTCACGACGGTGGCGACGAGCGTGACGGGATTCTTCTTTCCGTTTCATGGCGTGACGCCGGGCATCGCCGTCGGCGGGCTGTCGCTCGGCGTGCTGGCGGTGGCGATCTTCGCGCTGCGGGTGAAGCGCGCGGCCGGCGGCTGGGAGACGGTGTTCCTCGTCGCGGCGGTGACGGCGCTTTATTTCAATGCCTTTGTGCTCGTGGCGCAGCTCTTTCAGCATACGCCCGCGCTCAAGGCGCTGGCGCCCACGCAATCGGAGCCGCCGTTCGCGGTGGCGCAGCTGCTCGTGCTGGCGGTGTTCGTCACGCTCGGCGTCGCGGCCGTGAGGCGCATGCGCGCGGTGCGGCCGGCCTGATCCGCGCCGCGCCGGGCGGGATCGACATCCCGGCCAGGGGGGAGGAAACGGGGGCCGACCCGGTGGCGGCGGCCTGGGTCAGACCGAGTCGATCACCTCGGCGGCGGTCTTGAAGTGCGTCTTCGCGACGGTGCCGAGGAAGTCTGCGCCCTTCGCGGCGACGAGCTGGCGGGCGATGGTTTTCACCTGCGCGCTGGCGCCGCGAGGCAGCGTGACGCCGAGGCCTTCGCCGGTCTTTTGCAGCCAGTCGATGAACTTCTCACGGGCGAGGATGCTGGCGGCGGCGACGGCGTAGTCGGACTCGGCCTTCGTGCGCTGCTCAAGCTGGAGGGCCTTGCCCTTGTCGATGAGGGCGCGCTGGATGAGGCTCTCGTCGGCGAATTTGTCGGAGAGGGCGCGAGGGCAGTCCGGGCGCATTTCGCAGAGGTTCTCGATGGCGCGGGCGTGGCCCCAGGCGAGGAGGCGGTTGAGATTCCGGAACTTTGCGAAGAGCTGATTGTATTTCTCCGGGCCGATCATGATGACGGTCTGCGGGGTGCGCGTGCGGCGGATGATGGCGGCGAGTTCGCGGATGCGCTTGTCGGAGCCGATGGCCTTGCTGTCCTGGATGCCGGCTTCCTTGAGCGTGCGGGCGATGTCGGCATCGACGTAGGCGCCGGCGATGACGAGCGGGCCGAAGAAGTCGCCCTTGCCGGACTCGTCGATGCCGAAGTGCGGCTCGAATTTCTCGGGCTCGTAAACCTCGTCGTAGCCGAACTTCGCCTCGCCGAGGACCTGCGGCTCGAGGGTGAAGGTGATGAAGTCGGCGAGGTCCTTGCCCTGCACGACGACCTTCGGGCCTTTCTCATAGACGGCGACGTTCAGCTTCCCCTTGCGGGCGCTGAAGATCATGTAGGGCTTTGCCTCGAAGTCGAACTGCTGCGCGACGAGGGCCTCGCGGAGCAGTTGCACCTGCCCGGGGGTGAGGGGGGACGTGTAGGTCGTGACGTTGGACACAGGAAAGGGACCACGGATAGCACGGATGACTCGGATGGGGAAATGCCGAGGTGAACGAGTGCGCGGGGAAACGGGGAGCGTCAATCCGTGAAATCCGTGCTATCCGTGGTCCGTCGCGCAGTGCCAGATCCCCAATCCCAAATCCCAAATCCAAAATTGCTAGCCTGGTATCAGGCCAACGCTCGCGATCTGCCGTGGCGGCGGACGACTGATCCCTACGCGGTGCTTGTCTCGGAGTTCATGTGCCAGCAGACGACGGTGGCGGCGGTGATTCCGTATTTCGAGCGGTGGATGGCGGCATTCCCGACCGTGGCGGTGCTGGCGGCGGCGGAGGAGGAGGCGGTGCTCGGGCGGTGGCAGGGGCTGGGGTATTATTCGCGGGCGCGGAACCTGCATCGCGCGGCAAGGGCCGTGGTCGAGCGCCATGGCGGCGAGATTCCCGGCGATCTCGCGGCGCTGCGGGCGCTGCCGGGGATCGGCGAATACACGGCGGGCGCGGTGCTGGCCTTTGCCTTCGAGCGGCCGGCAGCGGTGGTGGACGCAAATGTCGCGCGCGTGCTGGCGCGGCGGAACGACATCCGGCAGGCGATCGATTCGACGGCGGGCAAGGCGGCCTTGCGCGAGGCGGCCCTGGCGTTGCAGCCGGCCGGCACGGGAGCACGGGAGCTGAACTCCGCGCTGATGGAGCTCGGCGCGCTCGTGTGCAAGCCTCGCGCGCCGCTCTGCGGGGTATGCCCGATCCGCGGGGAATGCCGGGCCGATGCGCCGGAGTCGCTGCCGGTGAAGCGGGCGCGGGCCGCGGTGACGAACGTGACGGAGCGGCGGGCGTTTTTCACCGACGGGACGCGGATTTTTCTCGCGCAATCGGCGGGCCGCTGGCGGGGCATGTGGATCCTGCCCGAGGTGGAGCCCGGAGCGCCGCCGGATCACGTCGAGGTCTATCCGATCACGCGCTATCGCGTGCAGATGGAGGTGGTGCGCGCCGCGCCGCCGGCAGGGGATCGCTCGCTGCGGGGCTTCCCGCTCGGGGAACTCGATGCCGTGCCGATCCCGTCGCCGCATCGCCGGGCCATCCGGGCCCTCGGTGCGCCGGGCGCGGGTTGACTTGCGGGCCGCGAAGACTTTCGGTATCGCTGGCCGCGCTCCGCCTCGCACGGCGAGCGATCCCCCAAACGTCATGACTGTTTTCCTCCGTCGTCTTGTTCGTGTCGCCTGTTTGCTCGGGATGCTGTCCGCGGCGCGGGCGGGCGAGGATCATCCCCGCCTCTATGTCTCCGACGCGGACAAGCCCGCCATTCAGGCGAAGATCCGCGATCATGCCTGGGCGGCGGGGGCCTACCGGAATCTGCTCGCGACGATCGATCCCTACGTGACCCGGCACCAGAGCGACCCGCAATGGATCGTGTCGCGGCTGGCGATGTATTGGAAGCCGGGCGAGCGCTACACGCAGTGCTACATCAAGGACGAGAACTGGGATCGCGGCACGGGGGACGCGCCGGTGCCGACGGTGCGCCTGCCGGGGATGCGCACCTGGAACGATTACCAGAATGTCCCGCTGGAGGATCGCATTCCCTACAGCGAAAACGGCGACATGAAGGCGCTGAGCCGGAAGAATCCCGACCAGCCGCCGGTGATCGTGCCCTACCGGAAATCCGGGCATCTCGTGCGGTCGAACAACGTGGAGATCCTCTCTCTCGCGGAGAAGGCCGCCTTCGCCTACTGGGTGAGCGGCGAGGAGAAATACGCGAAGTTCGCCGCCGATATTTTCAACGCCTGGCTGGTTGGCACGTATTACATGAAGCCGGTGCTCGACCCGGGCAAATCGTCCAAGGGACCGGGAGGCACCAAGCCCGGCGGAATCCTTGGCTACTACGATTACGAGCAGATCCACGACGACCTCGCCCTCCACGCGGCCCCGGTCTACGACTTCCTCTTCGATTACCTGCAGGCGCATCCGGCGCCTGCGCTCCAGGCCACCGGGAGGAGCCTGCCGGAGGTGGCCGGCATCGTGTTCAAGCGGTTCGTCGACATCGGACGGGTGAGAGGCGGGCATAATGGCAACTGGAACGTGAACGGCTGGAACATGATGATGTTGCCGATGCTCGTGCTCGAGAAAAGCGAGGCCTACGCCGATGGCCACGGCCGGGACTATTACCTGCCCTTCTTCACGACGAATTCGACGAAATACCACGACGCGCTGCCGAAGATCGTGGCCGCCTATGACAAGGATACCGGCCTCTGGCCCGAGTCGCCCGGCTACGCCTTCGGCACGATCAATACGCTCCTGCAGTTCGACCATCCGATCTCCCGCCAGGGCGTGGACATCATCAGGGAAAATCCGGCCCTGCAGAAGGCTGCGCTCGCGGTGTTCCCGTGGATGGATGCCCGCGGGAATCTGGTCGTGTTCGGCGACATGCGCGGCGGCCCCGCGAATTTTTCGACATTCGAGAACCTGCTCGCCTATTACACCCGCACGAAGGACGAGGCGAATGCCCGCGCGGCGGCAGCCGCCATCCGCCAGGGCGTGGAGGCGGGGATCTACGATCGCAGCAAGGTCGACTGGACTGGGATCTGCGTGAACGTGGGCGATGTCTCGGGGAGCGGCGCGACGCCGGCGGCCCGCACCGCGTATTCCGCCTTCCACCGGCACGTCGTTCTGCGCAACGGCAACGATCCGAAGACGTCGCTCATGGCCACGCTCTACGGAGGCCGGAAGGGCGCGCATCTCTCCGAGAATGGCCTCGCGATGCAGCTCTACGGCATGGGCTGGGCGCTCGGTCCGGACGCTTCGGCCTACGAGAGCTATTGGAGCGACGACCGCGCCTACCACCAGTCCGCGGTCGGCAGCAACACGATCCTCCCCGGCTACACGCGGGGGCCGATCACGGTTCACACGATCGATCCGCCGCCGGCCCGTGGCGGATTCACGAATACGACGGAGACCTCTCCGTGGTGCTCGTTCGCGGACATTGGCGCCGACCAGAAGCGGCGGCTGGTGGCGATCGTGCGCACCTCGGCGACCACCGGATACTATGTCGACATCTTCCGCTCGAAGCTCCCGGATAACGATTACCTTTACCACAACGTCGGCAGCGCGCTGCGCCTCGCGGACGCCGCCAATCGTCCCCTGGCGGAGGAGCCCGCCGCCTTCGGCAAAAAGGATCCCGCGCTCTATCGGTTCTTCCGCAACGTGAGCAGGACGCACGCCGATGGGGATTTCCTCGCGCAGTGGACGATTCCCGGGAAATCCTCGCCGACGCTTTTCATGGACATGTGGATGCGCGGGGGCGCCGGCCGGAGCGTTTTCCAATTCGACGCGCCGCCTACGACGCTCGTCGACGTGACGCCCGCGGGCGCGAGCAAGGCGCCGGCCTCCACGCCGTCGATCATCGTCCGACAGACGGGGAAGGACGGCTGGAATGCGCCATTCGTCGCGGTCTTCGAGCCCCACGAAGCCGGTCGAAAATCGATCGCGAAGATCACGGCGTTGCCAGGATCCAGGAGCTTCGTGGGCCTTGTCGTCGAGAGCCGGCCTCTCGACCGCGAGTTGCAGGGGCGAAAGGATGTGATCCTCAATGCCGTCGACGATGCCGAGCACGCGACGCCCGATGGCGGACTTTTCCA includes the following:
- a CDS encoding helix-turn-helix transcriptional regulator is translated as MGQGLTKREEEVVKWLREGKTSEAIGQIMGISPRTVEKHCEHIYEKLGVANRIGVFWHFVDRKGGGDGALALLGLAQMLGGLALGA
- a CDS encoding DUF2383 domain-containing protein, whose protein sequence is MTTNPTHCINTCNALLRGERSAVETYGKAIEKYHDRAEVSLELERIREQHASSARLLEENVREMGGEPDADAGAWGAFATAIQSTANLFGEGSALESLKSGESAGRGDYEKSLEDEDVLPECKELIRSRLLPPVLANITALERLQQTA
- the rnhC gene encoding ribonuclease HIII; protein product: MSNVTTYTSPLTPGQVQLLREALVAQQFDFEAKPYMIFSARKGKLNVAVYEKGPKVVVQGKDLADFITFTLEPQVLGEAKFGYDEVYEPEKFEPHFGIDESGKGDFFGPLVIAGAYVDADIARTLKEAGIQDSKAIGSDKRIRELAAIIRRTRTPQTVIMIGPEKYNQLFAKFRNLNRLLAWGHARAIENLCEMRPDCPRALSDKFADESLIQRALIDKGKALQLEQRTKAESDYAVAAASILAREKFIDWLQKTGEGLGVTLPRGASAQVKTIARQLVAAKGADFLGTVAKTHFKTAAEVIDSV